A stretch of Nitrospinota bacterium DNA encodes these proteins:
- the rpsF gene encoding 30S ribosomal protein S6, translating into MPKYEAVYVLEPEKTDEAVAQYTQEVKTFLEKEGAVVDHIEQWGKKKLAYTVGKHRYGHYTLLHITGPGEIVAKLERAFKINESVIKYITLCHHEKTMLRPTVEAPMGFSREGGGGRF; encoded by the coding sequence TTGCCGAAGTACGAAGCCGTCTATGTTCTCGAACCGGAAAAAACCGACGAAGCGGTCGCCCAATACACCCAGGAGGTGAAAACTTTCCTGGAGAAGGAAGGGGCCGTCGTCGACCACATCGAACAGTGGGGAAAAAAGAAGCTGGCCTACACCGTGGGCAAGCACCGCTACGGCCATTACACCCTTCTGCACATCACCGGTCCCGGCGAGATCGTGGCGAAGCTGGAACGCGCCTTCAAGATCAACGAATCGGTCATCAAATACATCACGCTGTGTCACCATGAAAAAACGATGCTGCGCCCCACCGTGGAAGCCCCGATGGGATTCAGCCGTGAGGGTGGCGGCGGACGCTTCTAA
- the dnaB gene encoding replicative DNA helicase has translation MPMPGPGRVPPHNIEAEQSVLGGILFDNQAMPRAVEFVQNGEDFYKPAHRLIYAAFIDLFNANEPIDLMTVSEKLRRKKQLDDTGGLDYLARLMELIPTAANVGVHARIVKEKALLRGLITTAAEVVTLGYEDCEEVDMVIDRAESMIFEIAEKRVNKGFRDIKTVVNESIQNVEKLFDRKELITGIPTSFKKFDEKTAGLQGGDLIVMAGRPSMGKTAICINMAEYMAIEQEKSVAFFSLEMSAMQLVLRMISSLSSISMHKIRTGFLSQNDWPKITTAANHLYTSKIHIDDSPAQTVLDIRSKARRLKADKGLDIIFIDYLQLMSGRLKSENRVQEIAEITRGLKGLARELDVPVVAISQLSRKVEERPNKRPQLADLRESGTIEQDADLVCFVYREEYYSPEKVEAQGRALVIIAKQRNGPIGDVHLAFNKECTRFDNPAFDEPDFEASQE, from the coding sequence ATGCCCATGCCCGGGCCGGGGAGAGTGCCGCCGCATAATATCGAGGCCGAGCAGTCGGTTCTCGGCGGCATCCTGTTCGACAACCAGGCGATGCCCCGCGCCGTCGAATTCGTGCAGAACGGCGAGGATTTTTACAAGCCGGCCCACCGGCTGATCTACGCCGCGTTCATCGATCTCTTCAACGCGAACGAGCCGATAGACCTGATGACCGTCAGCGAAAAGCTGCGCAGGAAAAAACAGCTCGACGATACGGGCGGCCTCGACTACCTGGCCCGCCTGATGGAGCTGATCCCCACCGCCGCCAACGTCGGCGTCCACGCCCGCATCGTAAAGGAAAAGGCGCTGCTGCGCGGCCTCATCACCACCGCCGCCGAAGTGGTCACCCTCGGCTACGAGGACTGCGAGGAGGTGGATATGGTGATCGACCGCGCCGAATCGATGATCTTCGAGATCGCCGAAAAGCGCGTCAACAAAGGCTTCCGCGACATCAAAACGGTGGTGAACGAATCTATCCAGAACGTCGAAAAACTGTTCGACCGCAAGGAACTGATCACCGGCATCCCGACCAGCTTCAAGAAATTCGATGAAAAGACCGCCGGCCTGCAAGGGGGCGACCTCATCGTCATGGCCGGCCGCCCCTCGATGGGCAAAACCGCCATCTGCATCAACATGGCGGAATACATGGCCATCGAGCAGGAAAAAAGCGTCGCCTTCTTCTCGCTGGAAATGAGCGCCATGCAACTGGTGCTGCGCATGATCTCATCGTTAAGCTCCATCAGCATGCACAAAATACGCACCGGCTTCCTCTCGCAAAACGATTGGCCCAAGATCACCACCGCGGCCAACCACCTCTACACCTCGAAAATCCACATCGACGACTCCCCGGCCCAGACCGTGCTCGACATCCGCTCGAAAGCGCGCCGCCTGAAGGCCGACAAGGGGCTGGACATCATCTTCATCGACTACTTGCAGCTCATGAGCGGCCGCCTCAAATCCGAAAACCGCGTGCAGGAAATCGCCGAGATCACCCGCGGCCTCAAGGGGCTGGCGCGCGAACTGGATGTCCCGGTCGTCGCCATCTCGCAGCTTTCGCGCAAAGTGGAAGAGCGCCCCAACAAGCGGCCGCAACTGGCCGACCTGCGCGAATCCGGCACCATCGAGCAGGACGCCGACCTCGTCTGCTTCGTCTACCGCGAAGAGTACTACTCCCCCGAAAAGGTGGAGGCGCAGGGGCGGGCGCTGGTCATCATCGCAAAGCAGCGTAACGGCCCCATCGGCGACGTGCACCTGGCGTTCAACAAGGAATGCACCCGCTTCGACAACCCGGCATTCGACGAGCCGGATTTCGAAGCCTCGCAGGAATAA
- a CDS encoding 50S ribosomal protein L9, whose translation MEVILKEDVEKLGKAGTKVKVKGGYGRNFLLPQGLAIEATKGNLKVIEQHMVQRAKRLAALKADATQMAEELSKVRLVFIRKSGEEGKLFGSVTVTDIAKELIGNRHFHLDKHKIHIDMPLKTVGEHKVEIKVHPEVTATVTVEIQAEAEEKALTEEAPAEGAAE comes from the coding sequence ATGGAAGTGATACTTAAAGAAGACGTGGAGAAATTGGGCAAGGCTGGAACCAAGGTCAAGGTGAAGGGCGGCTACGGCCGGAACTTTCTCCTGCCGCAGGGCCTCGCCATCGAGGCGACCAAGGGCAACCTGAAGGTGATCGAACAGCACATGGTGCAGCGCGCCAAGCGGCTGGCGGCCCTGAAGGCCGACGCCACGCAGATGGCCGAAGAGCTGTCGAAAGTGCGCCTCGTGTTCATCCGCAAGTCGGGCGAGGAAGGGAAACTCTTCGGCTCGGTCACCGTGACCGATATCGCCAAGGAACTGATCGGCAACCGCCATTTCCACCTCGACAAGCACAAGATTCACATCGATATGCCGCTGAAGACCGTGGGCGAACACAAGGTGGAGATAAAAGTCCACCCCGAAGTGACCGCCACCGTCACCGTGGAAATACAGGCCGAAGCCGAAGAAAAAGCACTGACCGAAGAAGCACCGGCGGAAGGCGCGGCGGAGTAA
- a CDS encoding trypsin-like peptidase domain-containing protein produces MMAACGRTPPPPAPTANAAAPPAMAAVARRALPAVVNIYALKAEPRPTFSALLSGNLGFYGALSAYIHSRLEPRYEGSGSGSGFIINKRGYILTNHHVIAGADRIIVRVAHRGEIEQDARILGSDPASDVAMLKIRADYRHHVLPLGNSETLQPGEWVAAVGNPYGVGKTFTAGVVSAVKREDLGIIEMEDFIQTDAAISPGNSGGPLININGEAVGINTAIQSDAAGIGFAVPVNIAIDIMAPLAAGERIRRGTLGITAQDLTPEAARHLRIEGGEGALVTGVYRGGPAQTAGIQPNDVITGFNGEKITHYAQLKKAVLSLPAGVRVTVTLVRETKPLTVKATLAEVKMRKKR; encoded by the coding sequence ATGATGGCGGCCTGCGGCCGGACGCCTCCCCCCCCCGCTCCCACCGCGAATGCCGCCGCGCCGCCGGCGATGGCGGCTGTGGCGCGGCGGGCGCTGCCGGCGGTGGTGAACATTTACGCCCTCAAGGCGGAACCCCGCCCCACGTTCTCCGCATTGCTCAGCGGCAACCTCGGCTTTTACGGCGCGCTCTCCGCCTACATCCACAGCCGCCTTGAGCCGCGGTATGAAGGGAGCGGCTCCGGCAGCGGCTTCATCATCAACAAGCGCGGATACATCCTCACCAACCACCACGTCATCGCCGGGGCCGACCGGATCATCGTCCGGGTGGCCCACCGGGGCGAGATCGAACAGGACGCGCGGATACTGGGGAGCGATCCGGCGAGCGACGTGGCGATGCTGAAAATACGGGCCGACTACCGCCATCACGTCCTGCCGCTGGGGAACTCCGAAACGCTGCAACCGGGAGAATGGGTTGCCGCCGTCGGCAACCCCTACGGCGTGGGCAAAACCTTCACGGCGGGGGTTGTGAGCGCCGTCAAGCGCGAAGACCTCGGCATCATCGAAATGGAGGACTTCATCCAGACCGACGCCGCCATCAGCCCCGGCAACAGCGGCGGCCCGCTGATCAACATCAACGGGGAAGCGGTCGGCATCAACACCGCCATCCAGAGCGACGCCGCCGGCATCGGCTTCGCCGTGCCGGTCAACATCGCCATCGATATCATGGCGCCGCTGGCGGCCGGCGAGCGTATCCGCCGCGGAACGCTGGGGATAACGGCGCAAGACCTCACGCCCGAGGCGGCCCGGCACCTCCGCATCGAGGGGGGCGAAGGCGCGCTGGTGACGGGGGTCTACCGCGGCGGCCCGGCCCAAACCGCCGGCATCCAGCCAAACGACGTAATCACCGGCTTCAACGGGGAAAAAATCACCCATTACGCGCAATTGAAAAAAGCGGTATTATCGCTGCCGGCGGGAGTGCGGGTCACCGTTACCCTCGTCCGCGAAACGAAACCGCTGACCGTCAAAGCGACGCTGGCGGAAGTGAAAATGAGAAAAAAGCGATGA
- a CDS encoding 30S ribosomal protein S18, with protein MRPRNTKRRKKKLYPQRKVCRFCADKVTFIDYKDIKTLKALTTERGKIIPSRVSGNCARHQRSVTEAIKRARNIALLPFTMSL; from the coding sequence ATGAGACCGAGAAACACGAAACGGAGAAAGAAAAAGCTTTACCCGCAGCGCAAAGTCTGCCGATTCTGCGCCGACAAGGTGACCTTCATCGACTACAAGGACATCAAAACGCTGAAGGCGCTCACCACCGAACGCGGCAAGATCATACCGAGCCGCGTTTCGGGCAACTGCGCCAGACACCAGCGCTCGGTGACCGAGGCGATCAAGCGCGCCCGGAACATCGCCCTGCTGCCGTTCACGATGTCGCTGTAA
- a CDS encoding NAD(P)/FAD-dependent oxidoreductase: MGRDNSYDAIVVGSGIGGLAAAAALAKLSKRRVLVLERHFQPGGQTHAFARRGRWHFDVGLHYVGQMAPGETARKVMDFLTGGRVAWNRMPETLERFIYPDFTFTARADPRQYLDDLAARFPAEGDALRRYFRDAKNAGLWYGFRPVADGFPRPLKLAARGAYALLGGLARLTTKEYLDRHFRDARLKALLASQWPDYGLPPSQSSFGMHGMVVTHYLKGAWYPEGGAGRIAAGIIPEIERAGGRVRTGVNVTRIIVEGGAATGVAAIVDGAEESFHAPLVISDAGAVNTYCSLLPPEVPVPFRRELAAFPAGSSAFVLYLCLKDSPARLGFDGGNTWVFESYDHEEMFSATGAEDGPMMYFLSFPSLKDPKAVAHTGEVVTMANYDEWKRWAGRGWRKRDREYYAFKEALAQKLLAKAEARFPGFKELVAHYDVSTPLTMEYFQGNPAGAFYGIPCVPHRPLQPWSRPGTPVKNLYLAGADVMSPGIVGAMMGGIMAMAATEGATGMMKVMGKIMRAASPLSQ, encoded by the coding sequence ATGGGACGGGACAATTCGTACGACGCCATCGTCGTCGGCTCCGGCATCGGCGGGCTTGCCGCCGCGGCGGCGCTGGCGAAGCTGAGCAAGCGCCGGGTGTTGGTGCTGGAGCGGCATTTCCAGCCGGGGGGGCAGACGCACGCATTTGCGCGCCGCGGACGTTGGCATTTCGACGTCGGCCTGCACTATGTGGGGCAGATGGCCCCCGGGGAGACGGCGCGGAAGGTGATGGATTTCCTCACCGGCGGCCGGGTTGCATGGAACCGGATGCCGGAGACGCTGGAGAGGTTCATCTACCCCGATTTCACCTTTACGGCGCGGGCCGATCCGCGGCAATATCTGGATGACCTCGCGGCGCGGTTTCCCGCCGAGGGGGATGCCCTGCGCCGCTATTTCCGCGACGCCAAAAATGCGGGTCTCTGGTACGGTTTCCGGCCGGTTGCGGACGGTTTTCCGCGGCCGTTGAAGCTTGCCGCGCGCGGCGCATATGCCCTGCTCGGCGGCCTTGCGCGGTTGACCACGAAAGAATACCTTGACCGGCATTTCAGGGACGCGCGGCTGAAAGCGTTGCTCGCTTCGCAATGGCCCGATTACGGCCTTCCCCCTTCGCAAAGCTCGTTCGGCATGCATGGCATGGTCGTTACCCACTATCTTAAAGGCGCGTGGTATCCGGAAGGAGGGGCGGGAAGAATCGCCGCCGGGATTATCCCGGAGATCGAGCGCGCGGGGGGGCGTGTCCGCACCGGGGTGAATGTGACGCGGATTATCGTGGAAGGCGGCGCCGCCACCGGCGTCGCGGCAATCGTCGATGGCGCGGAGGAATCGTTCCACGCGCCGCTGGTAATATCGGATGCGGGGGCGGTGAACACCTACTGTTCGCTCCTCCCGCCCGAAGTGCCGGTACCCTTCCGGCGGGAATTGGCGGCCTTTCCCGCCGGCTCCAGCGCGTTCGTCTTGTATCTTTGCCTCAAGGATTCCCCCGCGCGGCTCGGCTTCGACGGCGGCAACACCTGGGTATTTGAATCATACGATCACGAGGAGATGTTTTCCGCCACCGGCGCGGAAGACGGGCCGATGATGTATTTCCTTTCCTTCCCCTCGCTCAAGGATCCGAAGGCCGTGGCGCATACCGGCGAGGTGGTGACGATGGCGAATTACGATGAGTGGAAGCGGTGGGCGGGCCGCGGCTGGCGGAAGCGGGACAGGGAATACTACGCCTTCAAGGAGGCGCTTGCCCAAAAGCTGCTGGCGAAGGCCGAGGCCCGTTTTCCCGGCTTCAAGGAACTGGTGGCGCATTACGACGTTTCGACGCCGCTCACGATGGAATATTTCCAGGGGAATCCGGCGGGGGCGTTTTACGGCATTCCATGCGTGCCGCACAGGCCGCTGCAACCTTGGTCACGCCCCGGCACGCCGGTGAAAAACCTCTATTTGGCCGGCGCGGACGTCATGAGCCCCGGCATCGTGGGGGCGATGATGGGGGGCATTATGGCGATGGCCGCCACCGAAGGGGCAACCGGCATGATGAAGGTGATGGGAAAGATCATGCGCGCCGCCTCGCCGCTATCCCAATAA
- the ssb gene encoding single-stranded DNA-binding protein, which produces MASLNRVFMMGNITRDPELRYTPGGQAVTTLGLAVNSKWGSGDDKKEETLFIDINVWGKTAENCVTYLKKGAPVFVEGRLRSRSWDDKETGQKRSKMEITATTVQFLPKGGGAGGPAGGTRPSPEHDVGEMPAPADDDVPF; this is translated from the coding sequence ATGGCCAGTTTAAACAGGGTATTCATGATGGGTAATATCACCCGCGACCCGGAGCTGCGCTATACGCCCGGCGGCCAGGCCGTCACCACGCTCGGCCTCGCCGTGAATAGCAAATGGGGCAGCGGCGACGATAAAAAGGAAGAAACCCTTTTCATCGACATCAACGTGTGGGGCAAGACCGCCGAAAACTGCGTGACCTACCTGAAAAAGGGGGCGCCGGTGTTCGTCGAAGGACGGCTCCGCTCCCGCTCGTGGGACGACAAGGAAACCGGCCAGAAACGCTCCAAAATGGAAATTACCGCCACCACCGTGCAATTCCTCCCGAAGGGCGGGGGGGCCGGCGGCCCGGCGGGCGGAACGCGCCCATCCCCGGAACATGACGTGGGGGAAATGCCCGCGCCCGCGGACGACGACGTGCCGTTCTAA
- the ubiE gene encoding bifunctional demethylmenaquinone methyltransferase/2-methoxy-6-polyprenyl-1,4-benzoquinol methylase UbiE — protein MVEKDAAKIERMFSDIAPRYDLLNRLLSMGIDQRWRTAAIKKLAPRAGGVYLDVATGTGDVALEIFRQNPKANVVGVDFAHQMLVMGLPKVKGTTIRLGRGDALNLSFRNATFDGATCAYGIRNFANLSTGLREINRVLKPGASIAILEFTTPPNPLARGLYLFYFTRLLPFIGRLVSGHPEAYTYLPLSVMDFPGGAHLKEIFEKCGFVDVTVAPLTFGISGLITARKPER, from the coding sequence ATGGTTGAAAAAGACGCCGCGAAAATAGAGCGGATGTTCAGCGACATCGCCCCGCGCTACGACCTGCTGAACCGGCTGCTCAGCATGGGGATCGATCAACGCTGGCGCACCGCCGCCATAAAAAAACTCGCCCCGCGCGCGGGGGGCGTATACCTCGACGTGGCGACCGGCACCGGCGACGTGGCGCTGGAAATCTTCCGCCAAAATCCGAAGGCAAACGTGGTCGGCGTCGATTTCGCCCACCAAATGCTGGTTATGGGGCTGCCCAAAGTCAAAGGCACAACGATCCGGCTGGGGCGGGGCGACGCGCTGAACCTCTCCTTCCGCAACGCCACATTCGACGGCGCAACCTGCGCCTACGGCATCCGCAATTTCGCCAACCTCTCCACGGGGCTGCGCGAGATCAACCGGGTGCTCAAGCCGGGCGCGTCCATCGCCATTTTGGAATTCACCACCCCGCCCAACCCGCTGGCGCGGGGACTGTACCTTTTTTATTTCACCCGGCTGCTCCCGTTTATCGGCCGGCTTGTCTCCGGCCATCCGGAAGCGTACACATACCTGCCGCTATCGGTGATGGACTTCCCCGGCGGCGCGCACCTTAAGGAGATTTTTGAAAAATGCGGCTTTGTGGATGTAACGGTCGCGCCGCTGACATTCGGCATCAGCGGCCTCATAACCGCCCGGAAACCGGAACGCTGA
- a CDS encoding DUF2232 domain-containing protein — MTARGGIVGWVAAPVLSALLFLSILYVPVLGSLLNPFAPLPIIYYAFTHGTPAGAAAVLASAGVIGLLMGPKAGAVYFLSYGLAGLMMATMIRNGKTFTATVLTTAAASMAATALLALAGQGDLAGLYAAAFSAVKGMMAETIAVYEKAGMPDDQIALLKENSDAIALWVVRALPGAMTVLYLSAMFMNYAAYAALRSRWSWLPAASPLELNRWSPPEKTVFFFIIGGGLMLVPDDAAHAVGMNLLIVTVALYFMGGLCVLRHWFERGRLPRFLRWTIYILISFQPFMIAGTAGLGLFDLWLDFRKIRPAKGEKEDTNGSDT, encoded by the coding sequence ATGACCGCCCGCGGCGGCATCGTGGGCTGGGTGGCGGCGCCCGTTTTAAGCGCGCTGCTGTTTCTATCCATCCTGTATGTGCCGGTGCTGGGAAGCCTGCTCAACCCCTTCGCCCCCCTGCCGATCATCTATTACGCCTTCACCCACGGAACGCCGGCGGGCGCCGCGGCGGTACTCGCCTCGGCCGGCGTGATCGGGCTGCTGATGGGACCCAAGGCGGGCGCCGTGTACTTCCTCAGCTACGGACTGGCGGGACTGATGATGGCGACCATGATACGCAACGGCAAAACATTCACCGCGACGGTGCTCACCACCGCCGCGGCCTCCATGGCGGCAACGGCGCTGCTGGCGTTGGCCGGACAGGGAGACTTGGCCGGACTCTATGCCGCGGCGTTCTCCGCCGTGAAGGGAATGATGGCCGAAACCATCGCCGTGTACGAAAAGGCGGGAATGCCGGACGACCAGATAGCCCTGCTGAAGGAAAACAGCGACGCCATCGCCCTCTGGGTGGTGCGGGCGCTCCCCGGCGCGATGACGGTGCTCTACCTGTCGGCGATGTTCATGAATTACGCGGCCTACGCGGCCCTCCGGAGCCGCTGGAGCTGGCTCCCGGCCGCGAGTCCGCTGGAGCTCAACCGCTGGTCGCCACCGGAAAAGACGGTGTTTTTTTTCATTATCGGCGGCGGGCTGATGCTGGTGCCGGACGATGCGGCCCACGCCGTGGGGATGAACCTGCTGATCGTAACCGTCGCCCTCTATTTCATGGGGGGGCTTTGCGTTCTCCGGCACTGGTTCGAGCGTGGCCGGCTCCCCCGCTTTCTGCGGTGGACCATTTATATTTTAATAAGTTTTCAGCCGTTCATGATCGCGGGAACGGCTGGCCTCGGTCTGTTCGACCTGTGGCTCGATTTCAGAAAAATACGCCCTGCGAAAGGCGAAAAGGAGGATACCAATGGAAGTGATACTTAA
- the alr gene encoding alanine racemase: protein MLNVRIDLAAFRHNLEAVKSLAPNAAILPVIKADGYGHGMIPLAREALKCGAPMLGVGALEEGRALRREKIASPALLLDGIFPEDAAEAVKYRLTPVVFSLGVAKELNRIGKKEGKKIAVHLKFDTGMSRLGFTLHDATEAVTQIAKMKNIHVEGVMTHLASAGDVQSPQTDHQIRRFEGVLEMVKKSGLKPLYIHAANSAAILNHKYAHYNMVRPGIALYGAPPSETKGVEFKPVMTVASRLISVKEISQGEGVGYNATYVTPRRKKIGVVLGGYADGVNRLLSNRGVFLVHGKPVPIVGNVCMDMVMVDLSRVPSAAPGDEVIVLDGGVPETSAEHWAELAGTIPYEIFCRLGVGPRAQRIYK, encoded by the coding sequence ATGCTCAACGTGCGCATCGACCTGGCGGCCTTCCGGCACAACCTCGAAGCCGTCAAATCGCTCGCCCCCAACGCGGCCATCCTCCCCGTCATCAAGGCGGACGGCTACGGCCACGGCATGATCCCGCTGGCGCGCGAAGCGCTCAAGTGCGGCGCGCCGATGCTCGGCGTCGGCGCGCTGGAAGAGGGCCGCGCGCTGCGCCGCGAAAAAATCGCGTCTCCGGCGCTGCTGCTGGACGGCATTTTTCCGGAAGATGCCGCCGAAGCGGTGAAGTACCGCCTCACGCCGGTGGTCTTTTCGCTGGGGGTTGCCAAAGAGCTTAACCGTATCGGCAAGAAGGAAGGCAAAAAAATCGCCGTCCACCTCAAATTCGACACCGGCATGAGCCGCCTCGGTTTCACCCTGCACGATGCCACCGAGGCCGTGACGCAGATCGCCAAAATGAAAAACATCCACGTCGAAGGAGTAATGACCCACCTCGCGTCGGCCGGCGACGTCCAATCGCCGCAGACCGACCACCAGATCCGCCGTTTCGAGGGGGTTTTGGAAATGGTGAAAAAATCGGGGTTGAAGCCGCTCTACATCCACGCCGCCAACAGCGCGGCCATCCTCAACCACAAATACGCGCATTACAACATGGTCCGCCCCGGCATCGCCCTCTACGGCGCGCCGCCTTCCGAAACAAAGGGGGTTGAGTTCAAGCCGGTTATGACCGTCGCCAGCCGCCTCATCAGCGTGAAAGAAATTTCGCAGGGGGAAGGGGTCGGCTACAACGCCACCTACGTCACCCCGCGCAGGAAAAAAATCGGCGTCGTTCTGGGGGGATATGCCGACGGCGTCAACCGCCTCCTTTCCAACCGCGGCGTCTTCCTCGTTCACGGCAAGCCGGTTCCCATCGTCGGCAACGTCTGCATGGACATGGTGATGGTGGACTTGAGCCGCGTCCCCTCCGCCGCGCCGGGGGACGAAGTGATCGTCTTGGACGGCGGCGTTCCCGAAACATCGGCTGAGCACTGGGCCGAACTTGCCGGCACCATCCCCTACGAAATATTCTGCCGCCTCGGCGTCGGCCCCCGCGCGCAGCGCATTTATAAATGA